A DNA window from Daucus carota subsp. sativus chromosome 3, DH1 v3.0, whole genome shotgun sequence contains the following coding sequences:
- the LOC108214742 gene encoding probable polyamine oxidase 5, producing MVVKKPRIVIIGAGMAGLTAANKLYTAQKDGESFEVCVFEGGSRIGGRINTSEFGGDRIELGATWIHGIGNSPVHKIAQETGSLQSEQPWECMDGFLDDPVTVAEGGFEVSPSLVEVITNLFNSLMDFAQGKNVEFQENVAAKAFLNCGSEKPSLGLFLRNGLEAYWDSVKNGEEDVGWSRKLLEEAIFAMHENTQRTYTSAGDLLNLDYNAESEYRMFPGEEITIAKGYMSIIESIASVLPDGMIQLGRKVEKIEWQPSSCHGTTRPVKLHFSDGTSFSADHVIVTVSLGVLKARIRDESTMFLPPLPSFKNQAISKLGYGVVNKLFLQVNTTHDQETNESSKFPFLQMAFHQSDSKLKNPNIPWWLRRTAYISPIYKKSSVVLAWLAGKEASALESLDDEEILNKVSTTISSFLSSPTKLCNGNASSLGNYDGKELKFTNVLRTKWGTDPLFMGSYSYVAVGSSGEDIDKLAEPLPENGSASAPAPLQILFAGEATHRTHYSTTHGAYFSGLREANRLLKYYKCISDL from the coding sequence ATGGTGGTCAAGAAGCCAAGAATTGTGATCATTGGTGCAGGAATGGCTGGCCTCACAGCTGCCAACAAGCTTTACACAGCTCAGAAAGATGGTGAGTCTTTTGAGGTGTGTGTGTTTGAAGGGGGGTCAAGAATTGGTGGAAGAATCAACACTTCAGAGTTTGGTGGTGATAGGATTGAGCTTGGTGCAACTTGGATCCATGGGATTGGGAACAGCCCAGTTCATAAAATTGCTCAGGAGACTGGGTCTTTACAGTCTGAGCAGCCCTGGGAATGTATGGATGGGTTTCTTGATGACCCTGTTACAGTTGCTGAAGGGGGGTTTGAGGTGAGTCCATCACTTGTTGAGGTTATTACAAATCTGTTCAACTCACTTATGGACTTTGCTCAGGGTAAGAATGTTGAGTTTCAAGAAAATGTTGCAGCCAAAGCTTTCTTGAATTGTGGGTCTGAAAAACCAAGTCTTGGCTTGTTTTTGAGGAATGGGCTTGAGGCCTACTGGGATTCAGTGAAGAATGGTGAGGAAGATGTTGGTTGGAGTAGAAAGTTGCTTGAAGAAGCTATTTTTGCAATGCATGAGAATACTCAGAGGACTTATACTTCAGCTGGGGATTTGCTGAATCTTGATTATAATGCTGAGAGTGAGTACAGGATGTTTCCTGGTGAGGAAATCACCATTGCTAAGGGTTACATGAGTATAATTGAATCTATAGCCTCTGTTTTACCGGATGGTATGATTCAATTAGGCCGAAAAGTCGAAAAGATTGAGTGGCAGCCCAGCAGTTGTCATGGCACAACTAGGCCAGTCAAGTTACATTTTTCTGATGGAACCTCTTTTTCAGCTGATCATGTAATTGTCACTGTGTCATTAGGTGTGCTTAAAGCTCGAATTCGCGATGAATCAACTATGTTCTTACCTCCCCTTCCCAGTTTCAAGAACCAAGCGATCTCGAAACTAGGATATGGAGTTGTTAACAAGTTGTTCTTGCAAGTAAACACAACCCATGATCAAGAAACCAATGAGTCAAGCAAATTCCCTTTCTTGCAAATGGCCTTCCATCAATCCGATTCGAAACTAAAAAACCCCAACATTCCTTGGTGGCTGAGAAGAACGGCTTACATAAGTCCAATTTACAAGAAATCAAGTGTGGTTCTAGCTTGGCTGGCAGGAAAAGAAGCTTCTGCACTTGAGTCCCTTGATGATGAGGAGATCCTCAATAAGGTTTCGACAACAATCTCGAGTTTTCTGTCAAGTCCAACCAAATTATGCAATGGGAATGCAAGTTCTTTAGGCAATTATGATGGAAAAGAATTGAAATTTACCAATGTTTTAAGGACCAAATGGGGCACTGATCCATTGTTCATGGGCTCATATAGTTATGTAGCAGTTGGTTCAAGTGGAGAAGATATAGACAAGCTGGCTGAGCCATTGCCAGAAAATGGGTCAGCCTCAGCTCCAGCTCCACTACAAATCCTATTTGCAGGGGAAGCAACTCACAGAACTCATTATTCAACCACTCATGGAGCTTATTTTAGTGGCTTAAGAGAAGCTAATAGACTTCTCAAATATTACAAGTGTATTAGTGATCTTTAA
- the LOC108214741 gene encoding beta-galactosidase, which yields MLKISILLVIFSFVCSSVTATVSYDDKAIIINGQRRILFSGSIHYPRSTPEMWPDLIQKAKDGGLDVIQTYVFWNGHEPSPGKFNFEGRYDLVRFLKVVQQAGLYVHLRIGPYVCAEWNFGGFPVWLKYVPGIDFRTDNEPFKAAMQNFTAKIVDMMKSENMFEPQGGPIIMSQIENEYGSIERQIGAPGRAYTNWFAHMAVSLDTNVPWIMCKQDDAPDPIINTCNDFYCSKHSPNKPYKPKMWTELWTSWFTEFGGAVPYRPVEDLAFAVARFIQANGSFVNYYMYHGGTNFGRESGLFVTTSYDYDAPLDEYGLIREPKWGHLRLLHKAIKRCEPALVSSYPTVWSLGKNSEVHEYRSNSGACAAFLANYDTTSSANVTYSNMQYDLPPWSISILPDCKNEIFNTAKAIHGAHMKMIPVGGAFPWQSSIEEVPTANDSDAVAMVGLYEQINVTRDSTDYLWYLTNVNIASDEEFLKTGKDPVITIASAGHALQVFINGQPSGVAYGRLKKTSLTFTGDVKLTAGTNTISLLSSCAGLPNVDLHYERWNAGVLGPITLSGLNEGTRDLTKQTWSYKVGLKGETLNLHTIDRSSSVSWLEGSSVAQKQPLSWYKATFDNPQEPGPYALDMSGMGKGQIWVNGESIGRHWPGYIARDHNCGACNYVGSYNQNKCLTGCGEPSQKWYHIPQSWLKPTGNQLTIFEEWGGDPSKISLVRRALRRN from the exons ATGTTGAAGATCAGCATTTTGCTAGTCATTTTTTCATTTGTTTGCTCTTCTGTGACTGCCACAGTTTCGTATGATGACAAAGCTATCATCATCAATGGTCAGAGGAGGATTCTGTTTTCGGGTTCTATTCACTACCCAAGAAGCACTCCTGAG ATGTGGCCTGATCTGATTCAGAAGGCGAAAGACGGAGGATTAGATGTTATTCAGACTTATGTGTTCTGGAATGGCCATGAGCCATCCCCCGGAAAG TTTAACTTTGAAGGAAGATATGATCTTGTTCGTTTTCTCAAAGTGGTACAGCAAGCTGGACTTTATGTCCACCTTCGAATAGGCCCCTATGTCTGTGCTGAGTGGAATTTCGG GGGATTCCCAGTTTGGCTTAAATATGTACCTGGCATAGATTTTAGGACGGATAACGAACCTTTCAAG GCAGCAATGCAAAATTTCACAGCAAAAATTGTCGATATGATGAAGTCAGAAAATATGTTTGAGCCTCAGGGTGGCCCAATCATAATGTCTCAG ATTGAGAATGAATATGGCTCAATAGAACGGCAAATTGGTGCTCCTGGAAGAGCTTATACAAACTGGTTTGCACATATGGCTGTGAGTCTAGACACTAATGTCCCGTGGATCATGTGCAAACAGGATGATGCTCCAGATCCGATT ATTAATACTTGTAACGACTTCTACTGTTCAAAACACTCACCTAACAAGCCGTATAAACCCAAAATGTGGACAGAACTCTGGACTAGCTG GTTTACAGAATTTGGTGGTGCAGTCCCTTACAGACCAGTTGAAGACTTGGCATTTGCAGTTGCCAGATTCATACAAGCAAATGGTTCATTCGTCAATTACTATATG TACCACGGAGGAACAAACTTTGGTCGGGAGTCTGGTCTCTTCGTCACCACTAGCTATGACTATGATGCACCTCTGGATGAATACG GATTAATAAGGGAGCCAAAATGGGGGCATCTGCGACTGTTGCATAAAGCCATCAAACGATGTGAACCAGCTTTAGTTTCATCGTATCCTACAGTTTGGTCACTAGGCAAAAATTCTGAG GTTCATGAATATAGGTCAAATTCTGGAGCTTGTGCTGCATTTCTTGCCAACTATGATACCACATCTTCGGCAAATGTAACCTATTCTAATATGCAATATGATCTGCCTCCTTGGTCCATCAGCATTCTCCCTGACTGCAAGAACGAGATTTTCAACACAGCAAAA GCGATTCATGGTGCTCACATGAAGATGATTCCTGTAGGTGGAGCTTTCCCTTGGCAATCATCCATTGAAGAAGTTCCAACTGCAAATGATAGCGATGCAGTTGCAATGGTGGGATTGTACGAGCAAATAAATGTCACCAGGGATTCCACAGACTATTTGTGGTACCTTACCAA TGTGAATATAGCATCAGATGAAGAGTTTTTGAAGACCGGAAAAGATCCTGTTATCACTATAGCGTCTGCAGGACATGCTTTGCAAgttttcatcaatggacaaccaTCAG GAGTTGCCTATGGAAGGTTAAAGAAGACAAGTCTGACATTTACTGGCGATGTGAAGTTAACGGCTGGCACTAATACGATCTCTTTACTAAGCTCATGTGCAGGTCTTCCG AATGTTGACCTGCATTATGAGAGATGGAATGCAGGAGTCCTTGGTCCAATAACCTTAAGTGGTCTCAATGAGGGAACCCGTGACTTAACAAAGCAGACATGGTCATACAAG GTTGGCTTAAAAGGCGAAACTCTAAATCTTCACACAATTGATAGAAGTTCCTCTGTCAGCTGGTTGGAAGGTTCCTCAGTTGCTCAGAAGCAACCCCTGTCATGGTACAAG GCTACTTTCGACAATCCTCAAGAACCAGGCCCATACGCTTTAGATATGAGTGGCATGGGAAAAGGTCAAATATGGGTAAATGGTGAAAGCATTGGACGCCATTGGCCTGGATACATTGCACGTGATCATAACTGTGGCGCGTGTAATTATGTTGGATCCTACAATCAGAATAAATGCCTAACCGGTTGTGGAGAACCCTCTCAGAAATG GTATCATATTCCTCAATCATGGCTCAAACCTACTGGGAATCAGTTGACTATATTTGAAGAATGGGGAGGTGATCCGAGTAAGATTTCTTTGGTTAGACGAGcattgagaagaaattga